One Channa argus isolate prfri chromosome 15, Channa argus male v1.0, whole genome shotgun sequence DNA segment encodes these proteins:
- the csnk1da gene encoding casein kinase I → MELRVGNRYRLGRKIGSGSFGDIYLGTDISAGEEVAIKLECVKTKHPQLHIESKIYKMMQGGVGIPTIKWCGAEGDYNVMVMELLGPSLEDLFNFCSRKFSLKTVLLLADQMISRIEYIHSKNFIHRDVKPDNFLMGLGKKGNLVYIIDFGLAKKYRDARTHQHIPYRENKNLTGTARYASINTHLGIEQSRRDDLESLGYVLMYFNLGSLPWQGLKAATKRQKYERISEKKMSTPIEVLCKGYPSEFATYLNFCRSLRFDDKPDYSYLRQLFRNLFHRQGFSYDYVFDWNMLKFGANRAVEDAERERREREERLRHSRNPGARGMASASGRARAAQEVAAPSPLNPTAHTGLEKERKVSMRLHRGAPVNISSSDLTGRQDTSRMSTSQALSRVTPSGLQSAAPR, encoded by the exons ATGGAGTTGAGAGTCGGGAACCGATACAGACTGGGCAGGAAAATTGGAAGTGGATCGTTTGGAGACATCTACCTAG GCACTGACATTTCTGCTGGAGAGGAGGTCGCCATCAAGTTGGAATGTGTGAAGACCAAACATCCACAGCTCCACATAGAGAGCAAAATCTACAAGATGATGCAGGGTGGAG TGGGTATTCCGACAATAAAGTGGTGTGGTGCTGAGGGCGACTACAATGTGATGGTGATGGAGCTGCTTGGGCCCAGTCTGGAAGACCTGTTCAATTTCTGCTCTCGCAAGTTCAGCCTTAAGACAGTCCTGCTACTGGCAGACCAGATG ATAAGCCGTATTGAGTACATACACTCCAAGAACTTCATCCACAGAGATGTGAAGCCAGACAACTTCCTGATGGGGCTGGGCAAGAAAGGCAACCTGGTCTACATCATCGACTTTGGCCTGGCCAAGAAATACCGTGATGCTCGCACACACCAGCACATCCCTTACCGCGAGAACAAGAATCTGACTGGTACAGCCCGCTATGCCTCCATAAACACCCATCTGGGCATTG AACAGTCCAGGCGGGATGACTTGGAGTCATTGGGCTACGTCCTCATGTACTTCAACCTGGGTTCTCTTCCCTGGCAGGGCCTCAAAGCTGCAACCAAGAGGCAGAAGTACGAACGAATCAGTGAGAAGAAAATGTCCACTCCCATTGAGGTCCTCTGCAAGGGCTACCCAT CGGAGTTTGCCACCTACTTGAACTTTTGTCGCTCTCTGCGGTTTGATGACAAACCTGACTACTCGTATCTCCGCCAGCTCTTCAGGAACCTCTTCCACAGACAGGGCTTCTCATATGACTATGTGTTTGACTGGAACATGCTAAAATTT ggTGCCAATCGGGCTGTGGAGGATGCAGAGAGGGAGCGTCGGGAGCGGGAAGAGAGGTTGCGACACAGTAGAAACCCCGGGGCCAGGGGCATGGCTTCTGCTTCAGGAAGAGCCAGGGCAGCTCAGGAAGTCGCAGCCCCCTCCCCACTTAACCCCACCGCACACACAG gtttagagaaagagaggaaagtgAGCATGCGTCTTCATCGTGGGGCGCCTGTCAACATTTCCTCCTCAGACCTGACAGGGCGCCAGGACACATCTCGTATGTCCACCTCACAG GCTCTGTCCCGGGTCACACCTAGTGGCCTCCAGTCTGCAGCTCCACGATGA
- the slc16a3a gene encoding monocarboxylate transporter 4-like isoform X2, giving the protein MGGVAVDVDTGGVKAPDGGWGWAVLAGCFVITGFSYAFPKAVSVFFKELIREFGVGYSDTAWISSILLAMLYGTGLGLALNFQPSLIMLNRYFSEKRPLANGLSAAGSPVALCCLSPLGQVLQYQYGWRGGFLILGGLLLNCCVCGALMKPLLSPKAKGLEQDKAETTKPSGKKPKAKLLDFSVFKDCGFVIYTVAASIMVLGLFVPPVFVVSYAKELGNEDTKSALLLTILGFIDIFARPTCGVIAGLKWVRPRCVYLFSFAMIFNGVTDLIGSQANDYKSLVVFCVFFGISYGMVGALQFEVLMAIVGTEKFSSAIGLVLLMEAIAVLVGPPGAGRLLDATKNYMYVFLLAGSEVVLSALVLATCNLLFIRKKTSTPADKLENITMTNDEMKTEVCSRLAENVEEEKGEEKEQKKDEKERGKEKAEEHRPGSETVDSQEVKRFLKEPQTNGEMTVSPETCL; this is encoded by the exons ATGGGAGGTGTAGCGGTTGACGTGGACACAGGCGGAGTGAAGGCTCCAGACGGAGGATGGGGCTGGGCGGTGCTGGCTGGCTGTTTTGTCATCACGGGCTTCTCTTATGCTTTCCCCAAAgcagtcagtgtttttttcaaaGAGCTAATCAGGGAGTTTGGTGTGGGATACAGCGACACGGCCTGGATCTCGTCCATACTGTTGGCCATGCTGTATGGCACAG GTCTGGGATTAGCCCTGAACTTCCAACCATCTCTGATTATGCTTAACCGCTACTTCAGTGAAAAGCGTCCTTTAGCTAACGGGctgtcagcagcaggaagcccTGTGGCCCTGTGCTGCCTTTCGCCACTTGGCCAGGTCCTCCAGTACCAGTACGGATGGAGGGGGGGCTTCCTCATCTTGGGTGGCCTTTTACTTAACTGTTGCGTATGTGGGGCCCTAATGAAGCCTCTGTTGTCCCCCAAGGCCAAGGGCCTAGAACAGGACAAAGCAGAGACAACAAAACCATCAGGGAAGAAGCCCAAAGCTAAACTGCTGGATTTCTCTGTCTTCAAAGACTGTGGTTTTGTCATCTATACTGTGGCAGCATCCATCATGGTGCTTGGATTGTTTGTGCCTCCAGTGTTTGTTGTGAGCTATGCCAAGGAGCTGGGAAATGAAGACACCAAATCAGCTCTGCTGCTCACTATACTGGGCTTCATTGACATTTTTGCACGGCCCACGTGTGGCGTGATTGCAGGACTCAAATGGGTGCGTCCTCGTTGTGTCTACCTCTTCAGCTTTGCTATGATCTTCAATGGGGTTACAGACCTGATTGGGTCACAG GCCAACGACTATAAATCTTTAGTGgttttctgtgtcttctttGGCATCTCGTACGGCATGGTGGGAGCGCTGCAGTTTGAGGTTCTCATGGCAATAGTTGGCACTGAGAAGTTCTCCAGTGCCATTGGGCTGGTCCTGCTCATGGAGGCCATTGCTGTGCTGGTGGGGCCACCGGGTGCAG GACGACTTCTTGATGCCACCAAGAACTACATGTATGTCTTCCTGCTGGCAGGGAGTGAGGTGGTCCTCTCAGCTTTGGTTCTAGCTACTTGTAACCTTTTGTTTATCAGAAAGAAGACTTCAACACCAGCAGACAAGCTTGAGAACATCACAATgacaaatgatgaaatgaagaCCGAGGTGTGCAGCAGACTCGCAGAGAACGTTGAGGAGGAGAAAGGCGAGGAGAAGGAGCAAAAGAAGGATGAGAAGGAGAGAGGTaaagagaaagcagaggagCACAGGCCAGGAAGTGAAACAGTGGACTCACAGGAAGTGAAAAGATTCTTAAAAGAGCCTCAAACAAATGGTGAGATGACCGTCAGCCCTGAAACATGCCTGTGA
- the slc16a3a gene encoding monocarboxylate transporter 4-like isoform X1 codes for MGGVAVDVDTGGVKAPDGGWGWAVLAGCFVITGFSYAFPKAVSVFFKELIREFGVGYSDTAWISSILLAMLYGTGPLCSVLVNRFGCRPVMMVGGVFASLGMILASFSTCIIHIYLSTGVITGLGLALNFQPSLIMLNRYFSEKRPLANGLSAAGSPVALCCLSPLGQVLQYQYGWRGGFLILGGLLLNCCVCGALMKPLLSPKAKGLEQDKAETTKPSGKKPKAKLLDFSVFKDCGFVIYTVAASIMVLGLFVPPVFVVSYAKELGNEDTKSALLLTILGFIDIFARPTCGVIAGLKWVRPRCVYLFSFAMIFNGVTDLIGSQANDYKSLVVFCVFFGISYGMVGALQFEVLMAIVGTEKFSSAIGLVLLMEAIAVLVGPPGAGRLLDATKNYMYVFLLAGSEVVLSALVLATCNLLFIRKKTSTPADKLENITMTNDEMKTEVCSRLAENVEEEKGEEKEQKKDEKERGKEKAEEHRPGSETVDSQEVKRFLKEPQTNGEMTVSPETCL; via the exons ATGGGAGGTGTAGCGGTTGACGTGGACACAGGCGGAGTGAAGGCTCCAGACGGAGGATGGGGCTGGGCGGTGCTGGCTGGCTGTTTTGTCATCACGGGCTTCTCTTATGCTTTCCCCAAAgcagtcagtgtttttttcaaaGAGCTAATCAGGGAGTTTGGTGTGGGATACAGCGACACGGCCTGGATCTCGTCCATACTGTTGGCCATGCTGTATGGCACAG GTCCTCTGTGTAGTGTGCTGGTCAATCGCTTCGGCTGTCGTCCGGTGATGATGGTGGGTGGGGTCTTTGCATCTCTGGGAATGATCCTGGCCTCTTTCTCCACCTGCATCATCCACATCTACCTCTCCACTGGGGTCATTACAG GTCTGGGATTAGCCCTGAACTTCCAACCATCTCTGATTATGCTTAACCGCTACTTCAGTGAAAAGCGTCCTTTAGCTAACGGGctgtcagcagcaggaagcccTGTGGCCCTGTGCTGCCTTTCGCCACTTGGCCAGGTCCTCCAGTACCAGTACGGATGGAGGGGGGGCTTCCTCATCTTGGGTGGCCTTTTACTTAACTGTTGCGTATGTGGGGCCCTAATGAAGCCTCTGTTGTCCCCCAAGGCCAAGGGCCTAGAACAGGACAAAGCAGAGACAACAAAACCATCAGGGAAGAAGCCCAAAGCTAAACTGCTGGATTTCTCTGTCTTCAAAGACTGTGGTTTTGTCATCTATACTGTGGCAGCATCCATCATGGTGCTTGGATTGTTTGTGCCTCCAGTGTTTGTTGTGAGCTATGCCAAGGAGCTGGGAAATGAAGACACCAAATCAGCTCTGCTGCTCACTATACTGGGCTTCATTGACATTTTTGCACGGCCCACGTGTGGCGTGATTGCAGGACTCAAATGGGTGCGTCCTCGTTGTGTCTACCTCTTCAGCTTTGCTATGATCTTCAATGGGGTTACAGACCTGATTGGGTCACAG GCCAACGACTATAAATCTTTAGTGgttttctgtgtcttctttGGCATCTCGTACGGCATGGTGGGAGCGCTGCAGTTTGAGGTTCTCATGGCAATAGTTGGCACTGAGAAGTTCTCCAGTGCCATTGGGCTGGTCCTGCTCATGGAGGCCATTGCTGTGCTGGTGGGGCCACCGGGTGCAG GACGACTTCTTGATGCCACCAAGAACTACATGTATGTCTTCCTGCTGGCAGGGAGTGAGGTGGTCCTCTCAGCTTTGGTTCTAGCTACTTGTAACCTTTTGTTTATCAGAAAGAAGACTTCAACACCAGCAGACAAGCTTGAGAACATCACAATgacaaatgatgaaatgaagaCCGAGGTGTGCAGCAGACTCGCAGAGAACGTTGAGGAGGAGAAAGGCGAGGAGAAGGAGCAAAAGAAGGATGAGAAGGAGAGAGGTaaagagaaagcagaggagCACAGGCCAGGAAGTGAAACAGTGGACTCACAGGAAGTGAAAAGATTCTTAAAAGAGCCTCAAACAAATGGTGAGATGACCGTCAGCCCTGAAACATGCCTGTGA